In Pseudostreptobacillus hongkongensis, the following proteins share a genomic window:
- the prfA gene encoding peptide chain release factor 1, giving the protein MFQKLDEVVEKYNEINKLLMSNEVLSDPKKIMEYNKQLSSMSEIVEKYLLYKQKKEELEQYKEDIKTEKNEEMLEMLNMEIDTLNEDIPNLENELKILLLPKDPNDEKNVIVELRAGAGGDEAALFVADVFRMFTRYAERNRWKTELIDKNEMGNGGLKEITFLISGKGAYSRLKFESGVHRVQRVPETEASGRIHTSTITVAVLPEIDDVEQVQINQSDLQIDTYRSSGAGGQHVNTTDSAVRITHKPTGIVVTSQDGRSQIKNKEAAMKVLASKLYEMEVEKQRSSVEAERRSQVGTGDRSEKIRTYNYPQGRVTDHRIKLTLHKLEAVLDGALDEMIDALIAYNQAELLKNSGE; this is encoded by the coding sequence ATGTTTCAAAAATTAGATGAAGTTGTAGAAAAGTATAATGAGATTAATAAATTACTTATGAGTAATGAAGTTTTATCAGATCCTAAGAAGATTATGGAATATAATAAACAATTAAGTTCTATGAGTGAAATAGTAGAAAAATATTTATTATATAAGCAAAAAAAAGAAGAACTTGAGCAATATAAAGAAGATATTAAAACAGAAAAAAATGAAGAAATGTTAGAAATGTTAAATATGGAAATTGATACATTAAATGAAGATATTCCTAATTTAGAAAATGAATTGAAAATATTGCTATTACCTAAAGATCCTAATGATGAAAAAAATGTTATAGTAGAATTAAGAGCTGGAGCAGGAGGAGATGAAGCTGCTTTATTCGTTGCAGATGTATTCCGTATGTTTACAAGATATGCTGAAAGAAATCGTTGGAAGACAGAACTTATAGATAAAAATGAAATGGGTAATGGAGGATTAAAAGAAATAACATTTTTAATAAGTGGTAAAGGTGCTTATTCAAGACTTAAATTTGAAAGTGGAGTACACAGAGTTCAAAGAGTTCCTGAAACAGAGGCATCAGGTAGAATACATACATCTACAATAACTGTTGCAGTATTACCAGAAATTGATGATGTTGAACAAGTTCAAATTAATCAATCTGATTTACAAATAGATACATATAGATCAAGTGGTGCTGGTGGACAACACGTTAATACTACAGATTCAGCTGTAAGAATTACACACAAGCCAACTGGTATAGTTGTAACTTCTCAAGATGGTAGATCACAAATTAAAAATAAAGAAGCTGCAATGAAAGTTTTAGCTTCAAAATTATATGAAATGGAAGTTGAAAAACAAAGAAGTTCAGTAGAAGCTGAAAGAAGAAGCCAAGTGGGAACTGGAGATAGATCTGAAAAAATTAGAACATATAATTATCCGCAAGGAAGAGTAACTGATCATAGAATTAAATTAACACTACATAAACTGGAAGCAGTTTTAGATGGTGCTTTAGATGAAATGATAGATGCATTAATTGCATATAATCAAGCTGAATTATTAAAAAATTCAGGTGAATAA
- a CDS encoding polyprenyl synthetase family protein — protein MKEYLSKLQKIINQNLEETLEKNKNNTYFDDMMKYAVLLGGKRIRPIIMYILADIYNKEYEMIEKEAQSIELIHAYSLVHDDLPCMDNDEYRRGNLTVHKKFGVANAVLVGDSLLTLAFLVLAESDYSNKNSVITLSYYSGNKGMILGQYLDILSEGKDISLDQLLDIHISKTAMLLMASVELACISLKLDIDVRKILRKYILYLGLAYQIQDDILEIEGNFEKTGKLNTDFENEKSTCPSIIGIEKSKIMCKTFTDKAIDLVQGNEKLIEFANFLLKREG, from the coding sequence ATGAAAGAATACTTGAGTAAATTACAAAAAATTATAAATCAAAATTTAGAAGAAACTCTTGAAAAAAATAAGAATAATACATATTTTGATGATATGATGAAATACGCTGTATTACTTGGTGGGAAAAGAATAAGACCTATAATAATGTATATTTTAGCTGATATATATAATAAAGAATATGAAATGATAGAAAAAGAAGCACAGAGTATAGAACTTATACATGCATATTCTTTAGTTCATGACGATTTACCTTGTATGGATAATGATGAATATAGAAGAGGAAATTTAACAGTACATAAAAAATTTGGTGTGGCAAATGCTGTTCTTGTTGGAGATAGTCTATTAACTTTAGCATTTTTAGTTTTAGCAGAATCAGATTATTCTAATAAAAATAGTGTCATAACCTTATCATATTATTCTGGTAATAAAGGTATGATACTTGGACAATATTTAGATATTTTATCTGAAGGAAAAGATATATCATTAGATCAATTATTAGATATACATATAAGCAAAACAGCTATGTTATTAATGGCTAGTGTTGAACTTGCCTGTATCAGCTTAAAACTTGATATAGATGTAAGGAAAATTTTGAGAAAATACATACTTTATTTAGGACTTGCATATCAAATTCAAGATGATATTTTAGAAATTGAAGGTAATTTTGAAAAAACAGGTAAATTAAATACAGATTTTGAAAATGAAAAATCAACATGTCCATCTATTATTGGAATTGAAAAATCAAAAATTATGTGTAAAACATTTACAGATAAAGCAATTGATTTAGTCCAAGGAAATGAAAAATTAATAGAATTTGCAAATTTTTTACTTAAGAGGGAAGGATAA
- the queA gene encoding tRNA preQ1(34) S-adenosylmethionine ribosyltransferase-isomerase QueA, giving the protein MRVDDFDFELPKESIAQHAIEPRDHSKLLVVNKNSDELEDKHFYDIVDYLNENDILVLNKTKVIPARLFGKKENGVAIETFLLKRLDINKWEVLLKPAKRVKVGTKIIYSDKLSATLLEIHEDGNRVVEFEYSGVFEEILDELAQMPLPPYITEKLDNKERYQTVYAKSGESVAAPTAGLHFTNELLEKIEKKGVTIVEVFLTVGLGTFRPVQVDNIEDHIMHSEEYIVPEETARIINEGKKNGKRIVAVGTTSIRTLESSVDENGNLIAQSSATSIFIYGDYKFKIVDALITNFHLPKSTLIMLVSSFAGKDKIMNAYKHAIDNNYRFFSFGDSMFIY; this is encoded by the coding sequence ATGAGAGTTGATGATTTTGATTTTGAATTACCTAAGGAAAGTATAGCTCAACATGCTATAGAACCTAGGGATCATTCAAAGTTATTGGTAGTTAATAAGAATAGTGATGAATTAGAAGATAAACATTTTTATGATATTGTAGATTATTTAAATGAAAATGATATTTTAGTTCTTAATAAAACTAAAGTTATACCTGCTAGATTATTTGGGAAAAAAGAAAATGGAGTAGCTATAGAAACATTTTTATTAAAGAGATTAGATATTAATAAATGGGAAGTATTACTTAAACCTGCTAAAAGGGTAAAAGTTGGAACTAAAATAATTTATTCAGATAAATTGTCTGCTACTTTGTTAGAAATACATGAAGATGGTAATAGAGTTGTAGAGTTTGAATATAGTGGAGTATTTGAGGAGATATTAGATGAACTTGCACAAATGCCTTTGCCACCATATATAACTGAAAAATTAGATAATAAGGAAAGATATCAAACAGTATACGCTAAAAGTGGTGAATCTGTTGCAGCTCCAACTGCAGGTCTTCATTTTACTAATGAATTATTAGAAAAAATAGAGAAAAAAGGTGTAACTATAGTTGAAGTATTTTTAACTGTAGGGCTTGGAACATTTAGACCAGTACAAGTGGATAATATAGAAGATCATATTATGCATAGTGAGGAATATATAGTTCCTGAAGAAACTGCAAGAATAATAAATGAAGGTAAGAAAAATGGTAAAAGAATAGTTGCTGTAGGAACTACATCTATTAGAACTTTAGAATCATCAGTAGATGAAAATGGTAATCTTATTGCACAAAGCTCAGCTACAAGTATTTTTATATATGGAGATTATAAGTTTAAAATAGTTGATGCACTAATAACTAATTTTCATTTACCAAAATCAACTTTAATTATGTTGGTATCTTCTTTTGCAGGGAAAGATAAAATAATGAACGCATATAAACATGCAATAGATAATAATTACAGATTCTTTAGTTTTGGAGATTCAATGTTTATATATTAA
- the prmC gene encoding peptide chain release factor N(5)-glutamine methyltransferase: protein MEDNLIDIVNKSIEYLKKNKINNPRLIVESIITDVLKINKLDIYTNYDRKLNDLEKNEIRKKLKEYNGENLEIKPNTVKEYFEKTKIYLDKKGIPESNMITNIIFSKVLDTDMSLLFTKYSSIVNEEAKEKIKSILKKLVELRLPIQYIFNEQIFYGHTFYVDKNVLIPRLDTETVVEKALELILRKNNPIVLDIGTGSGAIGITIAIENSESKVLATDISENALTVSKKNAQILDVRNIKFLKSNLFENIEYRNFDLIVSNPPYISNGEQEYMSLDTVHEPELALFAENEGLYFYYEIASEAINYLNNEGYLLFEIGFKQGLKVKEIMENYGFKDVNIGKDLTGNDRYVYGIKKGN, encoded by the coding sequence ATGGAAGATAATTTAATAGATATAGTTAATAAAAGTATAGAATATTTAAAAAAAAATAAGATTAACAATCCAAGATTAATTGTTGAAAGTATAATAACGGATGTTTTAAAAATAAATAAATTAGATATATATACAAACTATGATAGAAAATTAAATGATTTAGAAAAAAATGAAATTAGAAAAAAATTAAAAGAATATAACGGTGAAAATTTAGAAATTAAACCAAATACTGTTAAAGAATATTTTGAAAAAACTAAAATATATCTGGATAAAAAAGGTATTCCAGAAAGTAATATGATTACAAATATAATATTTTCTAAAGTATTAGACACAGATATGAGTTTGCTGTTTACAAAATATTCTAGTATAGTAAATGAAGAAGCGAAAGAAAAAATAAAATCTATTTTGAAAAAATTAGTAGAATTAAGACTACCTATACAGTATATATTTAATGAACAAATTTTTTATGGACATACTTTTTATGTTGATAAAAACGTATTAATACCTAGATTAGATACTGAAACTGTTGTTGAAAAAGCACTAGAACTAATTTTAAGAAAAAATAATCCTATAGTTTTAGATATAGGTACAGGTAGTGGTGCGATAGGAATAACTATAGCTATTGAAAATTCAGAAAGTAAAGTTTTAGCTACTGATATATCTGAAAATGCTTTAACAGTTTCTAAAAAAAATGCACAAATATTAGATGTTAGGAATATTAAATTTTTAAAATCAAATTTATTTGAAAATATAGAATACAGAAATTTTGATCTTATAGTATCAAATCCACCATATATATCAAATGGAGAACAGGAATATATGAGTTTAGATACTGTACATGAACCGGAGCTTGCGCTTTTTGCTGAAAATGAAGGTCTTTATTTTTATTATGAAATAGCAAGTGAAGCTATAAATTATTTAAATAATGAAGGTTATTTATTATTTGAAATAGGATTTAAACAAGGTTTAAAAGTTAAAGAAATAATGGAAAATTATGGATTTAAAGATGTTAATATAGGTAAAGATTTAACTGGAAATGATAGATATGTTTATGGGATTAAGAAAGGAAATTAA
- a CDS encoding ribosomal-processing cysteine protease Prp, with amino-acid sequence MTKIEFSEKEDKILSFLIKGHTQNNTYGNDIVCASISATSQMTLNGIIEVLNVKKLNYEIKDGYMLCDLSDCSFEEIEKSQSMLISLKLILEEIARNYPKNVQFRIRRYGK; translated from the coding sequence ATGACAAAAATTGAATTTTCTGAAAAAGAAGATAAAATTCTAAGCTTTTTAATAAAAGGGCATACACAGAATAATACATATGGAAATGATATAGTCTGTGCATCAATTTCTGCAACTTCTCAAATGACCTTAAACGGTATAATTGAAGTATTAAATGTTAAGAAATTGAATTATGAAATTAAAGATGGATATATGCTATGTGATTTAAGTGATTGTTCATTTGAAGAAATAGAAAAATCTCAAAGTATGTTAATTTCATTGAAATTGATATTAGAAGAAATAGCAAGAAACTATCCTAAAAACGTACAATTTAGAATTAGGAGGTATGGGAAATGA
- the rpmA gene encoding 50S ribosomal protein L27 gives MILKLNLQLFASKKGQGSTKNGRDSNPKYLGVKRYDGEAVKAGNIIVRQRGTKFHPGNNMGLGKDYTLFALVDGFVKFETFKGKKRVSVYAEKIVK, from the coding sequence ATGATATTAAAGTTGAATTTACAATTATTCGCCTCAAAAAAAGGACAAGGGTCAACTAAAAATGGTAGAGACTCAAACCCTAAATATTTAGGAGTAAAAAGATATGATGGTGAAGCTGTTAAAGCAGGAAATATAATTGTTAGACAAAGAGGAACTAAGTTCCACCCAGGTAATAATATGGGACTTGGTAAAGATTACACTTTATTTGCTTTAGTTGATGGATTCGTAAAATTCGAAACTTTCAAAGGTAAAAAAAGAGTAAGTGTTTATGCAGAAAAGATAGTTAAATAA
- a CDS encoding polyphenol oxidase family protein, with protein sequence MFTEKKYYYSIDEFTKYGVEAIFTKKTAGNMADYIGENGENNRDKILKLINFENKKIVHALQKHTNRVEYIEKLKGLENLTDIDGFVTKSKEFVIFTYYADCLPIYILDKNQKAIGLAHSGWIGTHNEMIKSLIDKMVLEFNSKKEDLLIALGIGISQEDYEVGEEFYIKFKEKFPNLYNDVFINIDGKYYYDNTKLNYLLALENGILKENIFIDNRGVKNAKTFSYRLDKENVGRSAAIILIKE encoded by the coding sequence ATGTTTACAGAAAAAAAATATTATTATAGTATAGATGAATTTACCAAATATGGTGTTGAAGCTATTTTTACTAAAAAGACAGCTGGAAATATGGCAGATTATATAGGGGAAAATGGTGAAAATAATAGGGATAAAATTTTAAAATTAATAAATTTTGAAAATAAAAAAATAGTACATGCTTTACAAAAACATACAAATAGAGTAGAATATATAGAAAAGTTAAAAGGCTTAGAAAATTTAACTGATATAGATGGATTTGTTACTAAAAGTAAAGAATTTGTAATTTTTACCTATTATGCTGATTGTTTACCTATATATATTTTAGATAAGAATCAAAAGGCTATAGGTCTTGCTCATTCTGGTTGGATAGGAACACATAATGAGATGATCAAGTCTTTAATAGATAAAATGGTATTAGAATTTAACTCTAAAAAAGAGGATCTATTGATAGCTTTAGGAATAGGAATATCTCAAGAAGACTATGAAGTTGGTGAAGAATTTTATATTAAATTTAAAGAAAAATTCCCTAATTTATATAATGATGTATTTATAAATATCGATGGTAAATATTATTATGATAATACTAAACTGAATTATTTATTAGCTTTAGAAAATGGTATTTTAAAAGAAAATATATTTATAGATAATAGAGGAGTTAAAAATGCTAAAACATTTTCTTATAGACTTGATAAAGAAAATGTTGGAAGATCTGCTGCAATAATATTAATCAAGGAGTAG
- the rplU gene encoding 50S ribosomal protein L21, translated as MFAVIKTGGKQYKVEVGSLLKVEKLAVEEGSEVTFEEVLMVGDKVGSPLVDGAKVVATVKEHGKGKKVINFKYNKKTYYRKKGHRQQYTLIEVKDIKG; from the coding sequence ATGTTTGCAGTGATTAAAACTGGAGGAAAACAGTATAAAGTTGAAGTAGGTTCATTATTGAAAGTTGAAAAATTAGCCGTTGAAGAAGGAAGCGAAGTTACTTTTGAAGAAGTATTAATGGTTGGTGATAAAGTTGGATCACCACTAGTTGATGGAGCAAAAGTAGTAGCTACAGTTAAAGAACACGGAAAAGGTAAAAAAGTAATCAACTTTAAATATAATAAAAAGACATACTACAGAAAAAAAGGTCATAGACAACAATATACTTTAATCGAAGTTAAAGATATTAAAGGATAA
- the rsmD gene encoding 16S rRNA (guanine(966)-N(2))-methyltransferase RsmD codes for MRITSGYLKNRVILSRIGKETRPTLERVKEAIYSIISDKIIDAKFLDLYSGTGNMSFEAISRGASRAIMIEKDKEALRVIIENVNNLKLEDVCRAYKNDVLRAIEILENKNEKFDVIFMDPPYKDNITHKTLKKISDHNLLDDNGIIICEHGKYEKLENNIGDFVKYDEREYNKKIVTFYKKNI; via the coding sequence ATGAGAATAACTTCAGGATATTTAAAAAATAGGGTTATATTAAGTAGGATAGGGAAAGAAACTAGACCTACACTTGAAAGAGTAAAAGAAGCTATTTATAGTATAATATCAGATAAAATTATAGATGCAAAGTTTTTGGATCTTTATTCAGGAACTGGAAATATGTCTTTTGAAGCTATAAGTAGAGGTGCAAGTCGTGCCATTATGATAGAAAAAGATAAAGAAGCATTAAGAGTTATAATAGAAAATGTTAATAATTTAAAATTAGAAGATGTATGTAGAGCATATAAAAATGATGTTTTAAGAGCTATAGAAATATTAGAAAATAAAAATGAAAAATTTGATGTAATATTTATGGATCCACCATATAAAGATAATATAACACATAAAACTTTAAAGAAAATTTCAGATCATAATTTACTTGATGATAATGGAATTATAATATGTGAACATGGTAAATATGAAAAATTAGAAAATAACATAGGTGATTTTGTTAAATATGATGAACGTGAATATAATAAGAAAATTGTTACTTTCTATAAAAAAAATATATAG
- the xseB gene encoding exodeoxyribonuclease VII small subunit, protein MAKKKNFEDFIDELKESVKKLEDSSISLEEAIAEYEKSSSLIKEAEKKLKEVEGKLEKIKENSGK, encoded by the coding sequence ATGGCTAAAAAGAAAAATTTTGAAGATTTTATCGATGAATTAAAAGAATCTGTTAAAAAATTAGAAGATTCAAGTATTAGCTTAGAAGAAGCTATAGCAGAGTATGAAAAATCTTCTTCTTTAATAAAAGAAGCTGAAAAAAAACTTAAAGAAGTAGAAGGAAAACTTGAAAAGATAAAAGAAAATAGTGGTAAGTAA
- the secA gene encoding preprotein translocase subunit SecA → MKVIDIINKIFGTSDEKIIKKMRKDVEKINALEPSMEALTDAELGNKTNEFKERLAKGETLDDLLIEAFAVVRETAKRLTGMRIYDVQLIGGMIIHSGRIAEMKTGEGKTLMSTLAIYLNALTGKGVHVVTVNDYLAKRDRDTMAEIYEFLGLTSGVIIANLDNNTRRAAYNSDITYGTNNEFGFDYLRDNMVHDPSEKVQREHNYAIVDEIDSILIDEARTPLIISGPAEETTHWYDVFANVVLRLNRSYKTEEIKDKKNTVIPDEDWEDYEVDEKARTVTITDKGIGNVEKILGIDNLYAPEYVELTHFLSQALKAKELFKRDRDYIINEKDEVIIVDEFTGRLMDGRRYSDGLHQAIEAKEHIKVAGENQTLATITLQNYFRMYNKLSGMTGTAKTEEEEFKQIYKLGVVVVPTNRPVQRIDMPDVVYQTTRAKHKAIVRKIIELFEKGQPVLVGTASIEHSELLSNYLKKAGIKHEVLNAKNHAREADIVAQAGRFKTVTIATNMAGRGTDIKLGGDPESFAVKIAEKGTPEYAEVLKTYEKDCAENKQKVLDAGGLFILGTERHESRRIDNQLRGRAGRQGDPGASEFYLSLEDDLMRLFGGDRIKSMMSALKIDEDEELRHKRVSKAVENAQKRIESRNFSTRKNLIEYDDVNNMQREVIYKQRNQVLYNENLRELIYDMLDNSAVELIDTYVSDNKSEWQFDDLESRLNEVYAISLPQGLENAKNKDELYDILYNNLKAIYDNKVQEIGEEQFSKIERYIMLEVLDQKWRQNLKDLTELREGINLQSYGQKNPVNEYKIASTDVYNDMIDGINRETTAFLLKLKLREPEPEIIEEEIEIEEIPKSRREELE, encoded by the coding sequence ATGAAAGTAATTGATATAATTAATAAAATATTTGGAACATCAGATGAAAAAATAATAAAAAAAATGAGGAAAGATGTAGAAAAAATAAATGCATTAGAGCCATCTATGGAAGCATTAACTGATGCAGAATTAGGAAATAAGACAAATGAGTTTAAAGAAAGATTAGCTAAAGGAGAAACTTTAGATGATTTATTAATTGAAGCATTTGCAGTTGTTAGAGAAACTGCAAAGAGATTAACTGGAATGAGAATTTACGATGTTCAATTAATAGGTGGTATGATAATTCATAGTGGAAGAATTGCAGAAATGAAAACAGGAGAAGGTAAAACTTTAATGTCAACATTAGCAATTTATTTAAACGCATTAACTGGTAAAGGAGTTCATGTTGTTACAGTAAATGATTATCTAGCAAAAAGAGATAGAGATACTATGGCAGAAATTTATGAATTTTTAGGTTTAACATCAGGAGTAATTATAGCTAATCTTGATAATAATACAAGACGTGCTGCATATAATTCTGATATAACTTATGGTACTAATAATGAATTTGGATTTGATTATTTAAGAGATAACATGGTTCATGATCCAAGTGAAAAAGTACAAAGAGAACATAATTATGCAATAGTTGATGAAATAGATTCAATATTAATAGATGAAGCTAGAACACCTCTAATTATATCAGGTCCTGCTGAAGAAACTACTCATTGGTATGATGTATTTGCTAATGTTGTTTTAAGACTTAATAGAAGTTATAAAACAGAAGAGATTAAAGATAAAAAAAATACAGTAATACCTGATGAAGATTGGGAAGATTATGAAGTTGATGAAAAAGCTCGTACGGTTACTATTACTGATAAAGGTATAGGAAATGTTGAAAAAATATTAGGTATAGATAACTTATATGCACCTGAATATGTTGAATTAACACATTTCTTATCTCAGGCTTTAAAAGCTAAAGAATTATTTAAAAGAGATAGAGACTATATAATAAATGAAAAAGATGAAGTTATAATAGTTGATGAATTTACTGGAAGATTGATGGACGGAAGAAGATATTCTGATGGATTACACCAAGCTATAGAAGCTAAAGAACATATAAAGGTTGCTGGTGAAAATCAAACTTTAGCAACTATAACATTACAAAATTACTTCAGAATGTATAATAAACTATCAGGAATGACAGGGACTGCAAAAACAGAAGAAGAAGAGTTTAAACAAATATATAAATTAGGTGTTGTAGTAGTTCCAACAAATAGACCAGTTCAAAGAATAGATATGCCAGATGTTGTTTATCAAACAACTCGTGCTAAACATAAAGCTATAGTTAGAAAAATAATAGAATTATTTGAAAAAGGGCAACCAGTTTTAGTAGGTACAGCATCTATTGAACATTCAGAGTTATTATCAAACTATCTTAAGAAAGCTGGTATTAAACATGAAGTTTTAAATGCTAAAAACCATGCAAGAGAAGCTGACATTGTAGCACAAGCTGGAAGATTTAAAACAGTAACGATAGCAACTAATATGGCTGGACGTGGTACAGATATTAAACTTGGTGGAGATCCAGAATCATTTGCAGTTAAAATTGCGGAAAAAGGAACACCTGAATATGCTGAAGTTTTAAAAACTTATGAAAAAGATTGTGCTGAAAATAAACAAAAAGTTTTAGATGCGGGTGGATTATTTATACTAGGTACTGAAAGACATGAAAGTAGAAGAATTGATAACCAATTAAGAGGAAGAGCGGGTCGTCAAGGAGATCCAGGTGCTTCTGAATTTTATCTATCATTAGAAGATGATCTTATGAGATTATTTGGTGGAGATAGAATTAAATCAATGATGTCTGCTTTAAAAATAGATGAAGATGAAGAACTAAGACATAAAAGAGTTTCTAAAGCAGTTGAAAATGCTCAAAAGAGAATAGAAAGTAGAAACTTCTCAACTAGAAAAAATTTAATAGAGTATGATGATGTTAATAATATGCAAAGGGAAGTAATTTATAAACAAAGAAACCAAGTATTATACAATGAAAACTTAAGAGAATTAATTTATGATATGTTAGATAATTCAGCAGTTGAATTAATAGATACTTATGTTTCTGACAATAAATCAGAATGGCAATTTGATGATTTAGAATCAAGATTAAATGAAGTTTATGCTATTTCACTTCCTCAAGGTTTAGAAAATGCTAAAAATAAAGATGAGTTATATGATATACTATATAACAATTTAAAAGCTATATATGATAATAAAGTTCAAGAAATTGGAGAAGAACAATTCTCTAAAATTGAAAGATATATAATGCTTGAAGTACTTGATCAAAAATGGAGACAAAACTTAAAAGATTTAACTGAGTTAAGAGAAGGTATTAATCTTCAATCTTATGGACAAAAAAATCCAGTTAATGAGTATAAGATTGCAAGTACAGATGTATATAATGATATGATAGATGGAATTAATAGAGAAACTACTGCGTTCTTATTAAAATTAAAATTAAGAGAACCTGAACCAGAAATTATAGAAGAAGAAATTGAAATAGAAGAAATTCCAAAATCAAGAAGAGAAGAATTAGAATAA